The following DNA comes from Mycoplasma phocoenae.
GGTAATTTGTGTCCCCCTAGACGTAATGCATCTAGAGCGATTTCTTCTTTAACACCTTTAACTTCGAACATCATTGTATCAACTTTAACTACTGCTACTCATTGATCTGGTGAACCTTTACCTGAACCCATACGTACTCCGATAGGTTTAGATGTTTTTGACATATGTGGGAATATTCTAATGAAAACTTGTCCTTCACGACCCATTCTACGAGTAATGGCGATACGAGCTGCTTCAATTTGTCTTGAAGTAACTCACGCACTTGTTTTAGCTTGTAGACCATATTCTCCAAACGAAACTTTATTTCCTTTGAAAGCTTTTACTTTATCGTGACGAATTCTAAACATTTTACGGTGTTTAGTTCTTTTCGGTTGTAACATCAGCGTCTCCTTTATTTAATTTTTCCCCTAATGATACTCAAACTTTAACCCCTAGAGCTCCGTAAGTAGTTCTAGCTGTCGCTGTTGCGTAGTCAACATCTTGACGTAATGTATGTAATTTCATTTCACCTTCACTGTATCCTTCTTTACGGGCCATGTCAACTCCGTTTAGACGTCCTGATACTGCTGTTTTGATTCCTTTTGCTCCAGCACGCATTGCTGAACGAATAGCAAATTTTTGTGCTTGACGGAAGCTTCCACGGTTTTCTAATTTAACTGCGATAGCTTCTGCTAATAAACGTGCGTTTAAATCTGGGTTTTTTAATTCAATAACTTCAATATTTACATTTAAGTTTTTATCTTGAATTGCTTTTTTTAGTGATAATGTTAATTCTTTAACGTTATCTCCATTAGTTCCTAAAACAGAACCTGGTTTTGCTGTGAATAAAGCAACATTTACATGTCCTGCTTGATCACGTGTTATTTTTACATTACCTATTTGGTATGTTCTTACTAATTTATCGAAGAAGTTGTAGATTTTTTGATCTTGAATTAATAAGTTAGCGTAATTAGCTTTATCTGCATATCATTTTGTATTATGTTCTTTTGTGATTCCAAATCTAAAACCATTTGGATTTACTTTTTGTCCCATAAATACTCTCCTTAGTTTAATTCAGCAACTTCAATATAGAAGTGACTTGTTCTTTTGAAAATTGGATATGCTCTACCTTGTGAATGAGGTTGGAAACGTTTTAATGTTGGACCTTCATTTACTAGGATTTTGCTAATTATTAATTTTTCACCATCTAATCCATGGTTGTTGGTTGCGTTTGCGATTGCACTTTTTAGTA
Coding sequences within:
- the rplP gene encoding 50S ribosomal protein L16; amino-acid sequence: MLQPKRTKHRKMFRIRHDKVKAFKGNKVSFGEYGLQAKTSAWVTSRQIEAARIAITRRMGREGQVFIRIFPHMSKTSKPIGVRMGSGKGSPDQWVAVVKVDTMMFEVKGVKEEIALDALRLGGHKLPVKVKIVKRENQEGEN
- the rpsC gene encoding 30S ribosomal protein S3, whose translation is MGQKVNPNGFRFGITKEHNTKWYADKANYANLLIQDQKIYNFFDKLVRTYQIGNVKITRDQAGHVNVALFTAKPGSVLGTNGDNVKELTLSLKKAIQDKNLNVNIEVIELKNPDLNARLLAEAIAVKLENRGSFRQAQKFAIRSAMRAGAKGIKTAVSGRLNGVDMARKEGYSEGEMKLHTLRQDVDYATATARTTYGALGVKVWVSLGEKLNKGDADVTTEKN
- the rplV gene encoding 50S ribosomal protein L22 — protein: MQAKFDKTAFASVKTQRISARKARLVADLVRYKTTHEAIAILQTTNKKATRIILKLLKSAIANATNNHGLDGEKLIISKILVNEGPTLKRFQPHSQGRAYPIFKRTSHFYIEVAELN